In Vibrio celticus, one genomic interval encodes:
- a CDS encoding mechanosensitive ion channel family protein has translation MKKLFILLFVGLASAVSFPTFATEELANVENISKIASLVRWSGVFFSMIVIAAMWLLLKFINSLVTSFGSQFVQYRMLLQKLQSFTQFFIYVSTGLIVFMMSFRINDQILALIGGTLAVSVGFALKDLAASFIAGITVMIDRPFQVGDRVTFEGNYGDIITIGLRSVRMRTLNDDIITIPNNKFLNEVTTSGNYGALDMQVVIPFYVGMDEDITLARDLIQEAASSSRYIHLPKPVTVLVKQTITDNYLAIQLTCKAYVVDTAYEKLFETDITLRVMKEFKKHNINPPKISVAAH, from the coding sequence ATGAAGAAGTTATTTATCCTACTATTTGTTGGCTTGGCAAGTGCTGTCAGTTTCCCGACCTTTGCGACGGAAGAGTTAGCTAACGTAGAAAACATCTCTAAAATAGCGAGCCTTGTGCGATGGAGCGGCGTGTTCTTCTCCATGATCGTTATCGCTGCGATGTGGTTGCTGCTTAAGTTCATCAACTCGTTAGTGACCAGCTTTGGTAGTCAGTTCGTGCAATATCGAATGCTACTACAAAAACTGCAGTCGTTTACTCAGTTCTTCATCTATGTGAGCACCGGTCTTATCGTGTTCATGATGAGCTTTAGAATCAACGACCAAATACTGGCCTTGATTGGTGGCACCCTCGCCGTGTCGGTAGGCTTTGCGCTTAAAGACTTGGCTGCTTCATTCATCGCCGGTATCACGGTGATGATTGATAGACCCTTTCAAGTTGGTGACCGCGTCACGTTTGAGGGTAACTATGGCGACATTATCACTATCGGTTTGCGTTCGGTACGAATGAGAACATTGAATGACGACATCATTACCATTCCGAATAACAAGTTCTTAAATGAAGTGACCACCAGTGGTAACTATGGCGCATTAGACATGCAGGTGGTGATTCCGTTTTACGTTGGTATGGATGAAGACATCACCCTAGCCCGCGATCTGATTCAAGAAGCGGCGTCTTCAAGTCGTTATATCCACTTGCCGAAGCCTGTAACGGTTTTGGTTAAACAGACGATTACCGATAACTACCTTGCGATACAGCTAACCTGTAAGGCTTACGTTGTGGATACTGCGTATGAGAAGCTGTTTGAAACCGACATTACCTTGCGTGTGATGAAAGAGTTTAAGAAGCACAACATCAACCCACCGAAGATTTCAGTGGCAGCGCATTAG
- a CDS encoding ATP-binding protein, whose amino-acid sequence MRSLSRFLILTLAILSWPSHANLEYDLQSQPQVSDSAVDLDDRIDSLPDPLFMEPSDRRQVNILLAEVLRVQKQEIKTFEQQIKAYRDNSDADQWFAVQTSYVTLNSLNVSKQHLLEQTNSANKERLTGFGPYGVTQFKQEWELTKLNIEYLVYFQIRSFKALVKDIFISPVPVIGASLKVLFIYFGLVWWLANSTRLIELFRINFLEAKTNPPFLVRVIWYISRADRAIAWLIAITLSLRVLSSIPSLQHLIFLEIFTWWILGGSIAISFILEFAYRLGRTSNQEVIALRLSTIRRYVWSFIVAGVILQISSITLGKGTIYSWIYSALFFWFVLVTISVLRLWRAKVFDTLQHISDRPVWVNWAVNRKDTFLLNILATAIGIVWLSVYNFQHRIMALLSNYTLFSQALAYLFRIEVAKQSDLDKNQQNLVRIKGDQTYEYILPGNIDSTLIDYAGDEIKQLSRYLMSDSPAICIVSGERGVGATTLLYTLLHKVSNAEPVYVSCPYAGYQELLAHLAVSIGLDEEATEIQILAHLRKSNTTYLIAIDNAQRLVQPMVGGLSDLIRLTNLLRRSKKNHRVVISIAKSSWRFVDRARGERLLFDLVCFLPRWTEKQVGELLNSRINTELEKPLSFDGLVVPKQWDQDDMSEEERARQGFYRILWHYSDGNPTVALRFFRLSLNRNKETDQAVVRLFHVPEAQELENMPKPMLAVLRSIVQLEIASPEVLSECTQLSTAEITGILRYFESRGYIGWHEEKARISEHWFRHITNVLDRQHLLVK is encoded by the coding sequence ATGCGTTCACTATCGCGCTTCTTAATCCTCACTTTGGCCATTCTCTCTTGGCCTAGTCATGCCAACTTGGAATATGACTTACAATCTCAGCCGCAGGTATCCGATTCTGCTGTTGACCTCGATGATCGAATTGATTCGTTACCCGATCCTCTCTTTATGGAGCCGTCGGACAGACGCCAAGTCAATATTCTGCTTGCCGAAGTTCTGCGAGTTCAAAAGCAGGAAATCAAAACCTTCGAGCAACAGATAAAAGCTTACAGAGATAACAGCGACGCCGATCAATGGTTTGCCGTTCAAACCAGTTACGTCACGCTGAATAGCTTGAACGTAAGTAAACAGCATCTTTTAGAGCAGACCAACTCTGCAAACAAAGAGCGTTTAACCGGTTTTGGTCCCTATGGTGTGACCCAGTTTAAGCAAGAGTGGGAATTGACCAAACTCAATATTGAGTATCTTGTTTATTTCCAAATTCGTAGCTTTAAAGCGCTTGTTAAAGACATCTTTATTTCGCCAGTGCCAGTGATTGGTGCCTCACTAAAAGTGTTATTCATCTACTTCGGTTTAGTGTGGTGGCTTGCCAACAGCACCCGCTTGATTGAACTGTTTCGAATTAACTTTCTTGAAGCGAAAACGAACCCTCCTTTTCTGGTTCGCGTGATTTGGTATATCAGCCGCGCTGATCGTGCGATTGCTTGGCTAATTGCCATCACATTGTCATTGAGAGTGCTTTCTAGTATCCCTAGTCTTCAACATTTGATTTTCCTGGAGATCTTCACTTGGTGGATTCTAGGTGGTTCGATTGCCATCAGCTTTATTTTGGAATTTGCCTACCGTTTAGGTCGGACATCAAATCAAGAAGTGATAGCACTACGCCTATCGACTATTCGCCGTTACGTGTGGAGCTTCATCGTTGCGGGTGTGATTCTCCAGATATCGAGTATTACGCTAGGCAAAGGTACGATTTACAGCTGGATTTACAGCGCTCTGTTTTTCTGGTTTGTGCTGGTCACGATCTCAGTTCTCAGACTATGGAGAGCGAAGGTCTTCGATACGTTGCAACACATCTCTGATCGTCCGGTTTGGGTGAATTGGGCAGTAAACCGCAAGGATACCTTCTTACTTAATATATTGGCGACGGCCATTGGCATCGTGTGGTTGAGTGTTTACAACTTTCAACATCGAATTATGGCCCTGCTATCCAATTACACTTTGTTTAGCCAGGCCTTAGCTTATCTATTTAGAATTGAAGTTGCTAAACAGTCTGACCTTGATAAGAATCAGCAAAACTTGGTTCGAATCAAAGGCGATCAAACCTATGAATACATTCTTCCGGGTAATATCGACAGTACGTTGATAGATTACGCGGGAGATGAAATTAAGCAGTTATCACGCTACTTAATGTCAGACAGCCCGGCTATCTGTATTGTGTCTGGCGAACGTGGTGTCGGCGCGACAACGCTGCTATATACCTTACTGCACAAAGTCTCTAACGCTGAGCCTGTATACGTGAGTTGCCCTTATGCGGGTTACCAAGAGCTTTTAGCGCATTTAGCCGTGAGCATTGGCTTGGACGAAGAAGCGACTGAAATTCAAATATTAGCGCATCTTCGTAAGAGCAATACCACTTACCTTATCGCGATTGATAACGCACAACGACTGGTGCAACCAATGGTCGGTGGCCTGTCTGATTTGATTCGTTTGACCAACCTTCTGCGTCGTTCTAAAAAGAACCACCGTGTCGTGATATCGATCGCCAAATCAAGCTGGCGATTTGTGGATAGAGCGCGTGGCGAACGTTTGCTGTTTGACTTGGTGTGTTTCCTTCCGCGTTGGACAGAGAAACAAGTGGGTGAACTTCTAAATAGCCGTATCAATACGGAGCTTGAGAAGCCGTTGTCTTTTGATGGTTTAGTAGTCCCTAAGCAATGGGACCAAGATGATATGAGTGAAGAAGAACGTGCACGCCAAGGTTTCTATCGAATTTTGTGGCACTACTCTGATGGCAACCCTACCGTTGCGCTGCGTTTCTTCCGACTCTCTTTGAACCGAAACAAAGAGACAGATCAAGCAGTGGTGCGTCTGTTCCATGTTCCTGAAGCCCAGGAGCTGGAAAATATGCCGAAACCTATGCTGGCTGTACTTCGTTCTATCGTACAACTGGAAATCGCTTCTCCGGAAGTGTTGTCTGAATGTACACAGCTGAGCACGGCAGAGATAACGGGGATTCTGCGTTACTTTGAAAGCCGTGGTTATATTGGTTGGCATGAAGAAAAGGCTCGAATTTCTGAGCACTGGTTCCGCCATATTACGAACGTTCTCGACCGTCAACATCTACTGGTGAAGTAA